A part of Toxotes jaculatrix isolate fToxJac2 chromosome 24, fToxJac2.pri, whole genome shotgun sequence genomic DNA contains:
- the inha gene encoding inhibin alpha chain, translating into MVSCALLILGPLWIHSLIQACRGEELSRETVLSWFRERVLEGLRLEEPPVATMLGPDGQPQARHMHWRAPRTSRTEWVNHQTSPNQDTSQVILFPSSDSSCDMSDSAPGETTESYFTYYFQPSMNSQETLVTSAHFWFYAGEGATANTSAPLFILTSAQQLLQAAEAPSKMSSDGWTTYHLDQSLLVSVAEGPFLLQVRCPTCQCHADEPDKMSFLNLHVQPRGPVRSSRQAPVTIPWSPSAIDLLQRPSQERPQYSDCHRAEIKISFEELGWDNWIVHPTVLTFYYCHGNCSAWDRTTTMLGITQCCAPVPGTMKSLRITTTSDGGYSFKYETLPNIIPEECTCI; encoded by the exons ATGGTGTCCTGCGCTCTTCTCATCCTGGGTCCTTTGTGGATCCACAGTCTGATTCAAGCCTGCAGGGGAGAGGAGCTGTCCAGGGAGACAGTGTTGTCCTGGTTCAGAGAGCGGGTTCTCGAGGGCCTCAGGCTGGAAGAACCTCCTGTGGCCACAATGCTGGGTCCGGATGGACAGCCGCAAGCAAGGCACATGCATTGGAGGGCCCCCAGGACAAGCAGGACAGAGTGGGTCAACCATCAAACCAGTCCAAACCAGGACACATCTCAAGTTATTCTCTTCCCCAGTTCag ACTCATCTTGTGACATGTCTGACTCAGCTCCTGGAGAAACCACAGAAAGCTACTTCACGTATTATTTCCAGCCCTCCATGAACAGCCAGGAGACCCTGGTTACATCTGCCCACTTCTGGTTCTATGCGGGCGAAGGAGCCACAGCCAACACTTCTGCCCCTCTGTTCATTCTTACGTCAGCGCAGCAGCTTCTTCAGGCGGCAGAGGCTCCATCAAAGATGAGCTCAGATGGATGGACCACATACCACCTGGATCAGAGTCTGCTGGTCTCTGTGGCTGAAGGCCCTTTTCTACTCCAGGTCCGCTGCCCGACCTGTCAATGCCACGCTGATGAGCCAGATAAGATGTCTTTTCTTAACCTCCATGTTCAGCCTCGTGGGCCAGTCCGTTCCTCCCGTCAGGCACCAGTCACCATTCCCTGGTCTCCCTCTGCTATCGACCTGCTGCAGCGGCCCTCTCAGGAGAGACCCCAGTACAGCGACTGCCACCGAGCAGAGATCAAAATCAGCTTTGAGGAGCTGGGCTGGGACAACTGGATTGTCCATCCGACAGTACTGACTTTCTACTACTGCCATGGAAACTGCTCGGCCTGGGATCGAACCACCACAATGCTGGGGATCACTCAGTGCTGCGCTCCGGTCCCGGGGACCATGAAGTCCCTGAGGATCACCACGACATCCGATGGTGGATACTCGTTCAAGTATGAGACCTTGCCCAACATCATACCTGAAGAGTGTACTTGTATCTGA